Proteins from a single region of Candidatus Methylomirabilis sp.:
- a CDS encoding aminodeoxychorismate/anthranilate synthase component II produces MLVVIDNYDSFTYNLVQYLGELGERPRVFRNDQVTLEEIEALHPDQIVISPGPKTPKEAGISCDLIGQFAGKVSILGVCLGHQCIGAAFGGRIVRAARLMHGKTSPIHHDGQTIFSGLPNPFEATRYHSLLIDREEFPDCLEISAETAEGEIMGVRHKTHRIEGIQFHPESILTKEGKALLRNFLSLS; encoded by the coding sequence ATGTTGGTTGTCATCGATAACTACGATTCCTTCACCTATAATCTGGTCCAGTACTTAGGCGAGCTCGGCGAACGCCCTCGCGTCTTCCGGAACGACCAGGTCACGCTGGAGGAGATCGAAGCGCTTCATCCCGATCAGATTGTAATCTCTCCGGGACCGAAGACCCCGAAGGAAGCCGGCATCAGTTGCGACCTCATCGGTCAGTTTGCCGGAAAGGTCTCGATCCTTGGCGTCTGCCTCGGCCATCAGTGCATCGGTGCCGCATTTGGCGGCCGGATCGTGCGGGCGGCTCGCTTGATGCACGGCAAGACCTCTCCGATCCACCATGACGGTCAGACTATCTTTTCTGGCCTCCCGAACCCCTTTGAGGCGACGCGCTACCATTCACTCCTCATCGATCGGGAGGAATTCCCTGATTGCCTGGAGATTTCGGCTGAGACCGCCGAAGGGGAGATCATGGGGGTTCGCCACAAGACGCATCGGATCGAAGGGATTCAATTCCACCCCGAATCGATCCTGACGAAAGAAGGCAAGGCCCTGCTCAGGAACTTCCTCTCACTCTCCTGA
- the trpD gene encoding anthranilate phosphoribosyltransferase, which translates to MILEALQKVVERRDLSPEEAFMTMEEMMSGKASDPQIAAFLTALRCKGETVGEITSFARAMRTHVSPVVVGARCNVPLLVDTCGTGGDAGHTFNISTAAAFVTAGTGVRVAKHGNRSVSSLCGSADVMEALGVDLTLTPEQVGNCIDEVGIGFLYAPLLHTAMRYVMTARRDIRIRTVFNILGPLTNPAGASAQVVGVYEDRLTELLASALNDLGSKRAFVVFGLDGLDELSPTGESRVSEVKDGHVHTYVVSPEDFGLQRATLRDLQGGSAAENAAIIKKILGGEMGPKRDVVVMNAALAIVAGGKADDFKEGVRLAARSIDAGAAMEKLCRLVEFSRRYCRQ; encoded by the coding sequence ATGATCCTGGAGGCGTTACAAAAGGTAGTCGAGCGACGAGACCTCAGCCCTGAAGAGGCCTTCATGACCATGGAAGAGATGATGTCGGGGAAAGCGTCTGATCCGCAGATCGCCGCCTTTCTCACGGCGCTTCGATGTAAGGGCGAGACGGTGGGTGAGATTACCAGTTTTGCCAGGGCGATGCGAACGCACGTGTCGCCGGTGGTGGTAGGGGCACGTTGCAACGTGCCCCTACTGGTGGATACCTGTGGTACCGGGGGCGACGCCGGCCACACCTTTAACATCTCAACGGCGGCTGCCTTCGTAACGGCCGGAACAGGAGTCCGGGTGGCCAAGCATGGCAACCGCTCGGTATCGAGTCTATGCGGAAGCGCCGACGTCATGGAGGCGCTGGGCGTAGACCTCACGCTCACGCCGGAGCAGGTAGGGAACTGTATCGACGAAGTCGGGATCGGGTTCTTGTACGCGCCGCTCTTGCACACGGCCATGCGCTACGTGATGACGGCTCGCCGGGACATACGGATCCGGACGGTGTTCAACATCCTTGGCCCCCTGACCAATCCTGCCGGGGCATCGGCTCAGGTGGTGGGCGTGTATGAAGACCGCCTCACAGAACTCTTAGCGAGCGCGCTGAATGATCTGGGGTCGAAGCGAGCGTTCGTCGTGTTCGGCCTTGACGGGCTTGATGAGCTCTCACCCACAGGAGAGAGCAGGGTTTCCGAGGTTAAAGATGGGCATGTTCACACCTACGTAGTCTCGCCGGAGGATTTCGGTCTTCAGCGGGCAACGCTTCGCGACCTGCAGGGCGGCAGTGCGGCTGAGAACGCAGCGATCATCAAGAAAATCCTGGGCGGGGAGATGGGGCCGAAACGCGACGTGGTGGTCATGAACGCCGCGCTGGCCATCGTCGCTGGCGGCAAGGCTGATGATTTCAAGGAGGGGGTCAGGCTGGCTGCTCGCTCGATCGATGCCGGCGCCGCCATGGAGAAGCTCTGCCGACTGGTGGAGTTCAGCCGGCGATACTGCCGGCAGTAA
- a CDS encoding phosphoribosylanthranilate isomerase, translated as MIRVKICGITSQEDAWVAVEAGADALGFILVKGTPRYIEPEAAAVIAAQMPPFVATVGVFIDRTPEEIDQIVSASGLSLVQLHGNESPAECRRLRVPFVKAIRVQGERDLEALRLYPQARAFLLDTYVADRPGGTGRTFPWEIATKAASEARVILSGGLTPDNVALAVAQVRPYAVDVSSGVEIAPGRKDHRKVREFIEQARKADTR; from the coding sequence ATGATTCGCGTCAAGATCTGCGGAATCACCTCGCAAGAAGATGCCTGGGTGGCGGTGGAGGCAGGGGCCGATGCCCTGGGATTCATCCTTGTGAAAGGGACGCCTCGGTACATCGAGCCGGAGGCCGCCGCCGTCATCGCCGCCCAGATGCCGCCATTTGTGGCAACAGTGGGAGTATTTATCGACCGGACACCCGAGGAGATTGATCAGATCGTGAGCGCCTCCGGTCTCAGCCTCGTGCAATTGCACGGGAACGAGAGCCCGGCAGAGTGCCGGCGCCTTCGTGTCCCCTTCGTGAAGGCGATCCGGGTCCAAGGCGAGCGCGATCTGGAGGCGTTACGCCTCTATCCGCAGGCGAGGGCGTTTCTGCTGGACACCTACGTCGCTGACCGACCGGGTGGGACCGGCAGGACCTTCCCGTGGGAGATCGCGACCAAGGCTGCGAGTGAGGCCAGGGTGATCCTGTCCGGTGGACTGACCCCGGACAATGTCGCCTTGGCGGTGGCGCAAGTCAGGCCGTATGCTGTCGATGTGAGTAGCGGTGTGGAAATCGCCCCAGGCCGGAAAGATCATCGCAAGGTGAGGGAGTTCATTGAGCAAGCAAGAAAAGCCGACACACGCTGA
- the trpC gene encoding indole-3-glycerol phosphate synthase TrpC: MLRRILEYKRQEVTEREAAIPLAELRAQAFDSPPPRDFTTAVTRSRRETATREPLKAIAEIKRASPSAGAIREPLDVAEIAASYQAAGASAISVLTDGRFFKGSLKDIATARGAVDLPLLRKEFIISPYQIYESRAHRTDAILLIVAALDGSQLADFYSLATSLSLHPLVEVHTLTELETAKKAGATLIGINNRDLATLETRLDTTFALLPYLPPKAVVVSESGISRPEEMRRLAASPVDAVLVGEALLASSDPGGRLRELLLDANG, encoded by the coding sequence ATGCTGCGTCGTATTCTTGAGTACAAGCGCCAGGAGGTCACCGAACGGGAGGCGGCAATCCCGCTCGCGGAGCTGAGGGCGCAAGCGTTCGACTCACCGCCCCCGCGCGATTTCACGACCGCCGTCACAAGGAGTCGAAGGGAGACAGCGACGCGTGAACCCCTGAAGGCCATTGCTGAGATTAAACGCGCCTCACCGTCCGCGGGGGCGATCCGCGAGCCGCTTGACGTGGCTGAGATTGCGGCATCCTACCAGGCGGCCGGCGCGAGCGCGATCTCGGTTCTCACGGATGGGCGGTTCTTTAAAGGAAGCCTGAAGGATATTGCGACAGCTCGAGGGGCTGTCGATCTGCCGCTGCTCAGGAAAGAGTTCATCATCAGCCCCTACCAGATTTATGAGAGCCGCGCGCATCGGACAGACGCGATTTTGCTGATCGTCGCAGCCCTCGATGGTTCACAACTGGCCGACTTCTATTCACTGGCGACATCGCTGTCCCTGCATCCACTGGTTGAGGTTCATACCCTGACAGAGCTTGAGACCGCGAAGAAAGCGGGGGCCACACTCATCGGGATCAATAACCGAGATCTGGCAACCCTGGAGACCCGGTTGGACACCACGTTTGCGCTTCTGCCATACCTTCCCCCGAAGGCGGTCGTCGTAAGTGAAAGCGGCATCAGCCGTCCTGAAGAGATGCGGCGGTTAGCTGCGTCGCCTGTAGATGCGGTCCTGGTCGGCGAAGCCTTGCTCGCGAGTTCGGATCCCGGCGGCAGGCTTCGCGAGTTGTTGCTGGATGCCAACGGATGA
- the trpE gene encoding anthranilate synthase component I has product MLHPSFNEFSRKAKDGNLIPVYREILADMETPVSAFRKIDRGEYAFLLESVEGGEKWGRYSFLGSNPSLVLKAKGSMIEVISKDGIQSHPIEKDVLEPLKAILSRYRPVQTDDLPRFYGGMIGFLAYDVVRQFERLPAITKDDLDLPDALFLLPDTLLIFDNVSHRIKVVSNVLIPEATPRRLREAYDDAARKIDGIVEALRRPLDMSQTQGRGEGTLRLDSSMSHAEFIQAVQRAQEYVRAGDIVQAVISQRLSTKTAADPFDIYRALRIINPSPYMYYLRLGDFRVVGSSPEVLVRLEEGRIDLRPIAGTRPRGRSDAEDLALEQELLDDPKERAEHIMLVDLGRNDVGRVAEVGSVTVSELMAVERYSHVMHIVSNVKGVLAEGYDAFDLLRACFPAGTVTGAPKIRAMEIIEELEQVRRGPYAGAVGYFGFSGNMDTCITIRTVVITDGIAHVQVGAGIVADSDPEREYEETMNKAKGMLKAIEMAESGDLLIGRAG; this is encoded by the coding sequence ATGCTGCACCCATCGTTTAATGAATTTTCGCGAAAGGCCAAGGACGGGAACCTGATCCCCGTCTATCGTGAGATCCTCGCTGACATGGAAACGCCGGTCTCGGCGTTTCGAAAGATCGATCGCGGTGAGTATGCCTTCTTGTTGGAGAGCGTGGAGGGGGGAGAAAAGTGGGGCCGCTATAGCTTTCTTGGCAGCAACCCCAGCCTTGTCTTGAAAGCCAAGGGATCGATGATTGAGGTGATCAGCAAGGATGGGATTCAATCTCACCCTATTGAAAAAGATGTACTGGAGCCACTGAAGGCGATCCTCTCGCGGTATCGGCCGGTGCAGACGGATGATCTGCCAAGATTCTATGGGGGAATGATTGGTTTTCTGGCCTACGATGTCGTTCGACAGTTTGAGCGGCTTCCGGCGATCACGAAGGACGATCTCGACCTGCCCGATGCCCTTTTTCTCCTGCCCGATACACTGCTGATCTTCGACAATGTGTCTCACCGGATCAAGGTGGTCTCCAATGTTCTTATTCCCGAGGCGACTCCGAGGCGACTCCGGGAGGCGTACGATGACGCCGCCAGGAAGATCGACGGGATCGTCGAGGCGCTGCGACGTCCGCTTGATATGAGTCAGACGCAGGGTAGAGGCGAAGGGACGCTACGCCTTGACTCCAGCATGAGTCATGCGGAGTTCATTCAGGCCGTACAGCGCGCGCAGGAGTATGTACGGGCTGGGGATATCGTCCAGGCGGTAATCTCCCAGCGTCTGTCGACCAAAACTGCAGCCGATCCTTTCGATATTTACCGAGCCCTCCGGATCATCAATCCGTCGCCGTATATGTACTACCTCCGGCTAGGCGATTTCCGGGTGGTCGGCAGTTCGCCCGAGGTGCTCGTCCGATTGGAGGAGGGCAGGATTGATCTCCGTCCGATCGCCGGTACCCGTCCAAGGGGGCGGAGCGATGCAGAGGACCTGGCCCTGGAGCAGGAGCTGCTCGACGATCCCAAAGAACGGGCAGAGCACATCATGCTGGTAGACCTCGGACGAAACGATGTCGGGCGGGTGGCAGAGGTGGGGTCGGTTACCGTCTCGGAGCTGATGGCGGTGGAGCGGTATTCGCACGTGATGCATATCGTCTCCAATGTTAAAGGGGTGCTCGCTGAGGGATACGATGCCTTCGATCTGCTGCGTGCCTGCTTTCCCGCCGGGACTGTGACCGGCGCTCCCAAGATACGAGCCATGGAGATCATTGAGGAGCTTGAGCAGGTGCGTCGTGGGCCGTATGCGGGCGCGGTTGGGTATTTTGGCTTCTCCGGCAACATGGATACCTGTATTACCATTCGCACGGTCGTCATCACCGACGGGATCGCGCATGTCCAGGTGGGCGCCGGGATCGTCGCCGACTCCGATCCGGAGCGCGAGTACGAGGAAACGATGAACAAGGCCAAGGGGATGCTCAAGGCGATCGAGATGGCCGAATCGGGCGATCTTTTGATCGGGCGTGCGGGGTAA